CTAAACAgaacttaagcagtttgaccagtggttgatgtagatgcaggtacatgtagaccaatagagGTGATAAGAAGGCAGGGCTTAAGCAGTTTGGCCAATgactgcatgtagatgcaggtacatgtagaccaatagtggagCCTGACATGACATCACTGTGAAATCCTGACTggacacatttttcacatcccaaataGAGGACATGTTTGGGAAAGAGAGGATGTATGGTCACCCTGCTGTATGTGGTTCCATACACAATAAACTAGTACACTAAAAAAAGTCCTTACCCAACCTCACCACACACTGCATACTCTCTTTGGCTAAAGGATGTTTGGCATGGCatacaaaggctttgccactgtAGTTGGAACTGGGGTGCAGGATCAGGGTGTTGGAGTTCTTTTCAGGTGTGCCCTGCATGTCCCCTGAACTTGAGGCCCACCATAGCAGAGCCAGAGGAAAACCACCTTCCCAGGAGCAGGACATCATCAGGTACTCATTGTCTCGGCTGGAATTTGCAAAACACTGAGGTTCTCCATAAGGCAGCCCTAGAAAACATAGAATTTTGTACTGATATTTGGATTGCTTTTGAGGGACAGAACACCAGTTTATTTGGTGCCTAGATCAGACACTGATTTTCTGACACTCACATGTCCTTGTACTGCAGCTCTGGGGGGCATTTAATGCGACATGTGATCCATGGCAGATGAATACAGAGTTGTTAGCTGTGTCAGGGCCTGCCTGGATCTGCGTGATGTTAGTGGCTCCTTCTCTGTTTTTTCCATTCAAATATGGACTCCACTTCACAGTGGCTGGAGGGAATCCGCCCACCCAGGAACAGAAGAGGGCAAGATCAGTGTAGTTATTCACTGGGGACAGGGTAcatgatggagcaccatctggTGGATCTAGAGGAATAAAACATGGAGCAACACATATTTACAACTGCTGCTTGTAATGACTGATAGAGCCAGTCCTTATGCACCTGCACACACGTCAAGATGCCTTGTATTATACTATagcttacactatatgtccaaatgtttgtggacactctcgTTTgtggataaacatgaacctattgacaccatgcctaatgcattgagctgtagagcaattggaacagtgttctctggattgatcgTGCTCTctccaaaacttttgggatgaggtggggagttagggatgaggtggggtggagtggtgatcattcattatTGTCGTTGAATGCAGTCAagtcctcacagtaatgctctaaaatatagtagaaggccttccctggacagtagagacagttactcaaacagaAGCttgataaacttttttttaatatccatgatttaggaaaaaaacaatggatgagcaagtgtcccattacttttgtccatatagtgtacatcagACTGACATCACTACCTTGGATTGCTACTGATTTCCCCAGATAAGAGTTCCTGCCCTTGGGACAAGCATTTGTTTTGCCTGCTACAGTGTCTCCCGGAACTACTCCAGATTACTCCATATTAGATTGAGCTTGTCAGTGTTGCAGAAATCTTCACTCCTTCAAGAAGGGCACTACCCTAAAGCAGGATTAGGCTCACTATATGTCTATTCTTGTTACCTTATCGGCCAGACTCAGTTTTCTGCCCTCTGCGCTATAATTCTGCTGGTCTAGAGGGTATTTATCAGGTGCCGTGTGTGCAGGCTGTATTGCATAGGTGCCAACTCTGAATAGACACAACAATCATTCTGACTGAAAACTGCTGCATGAGATCCAGCATGCTCTTGTTTCATCTCTGTGGAACCATTCTGAAGGTACTGAATTATTAACTCTCAAGAACAGAGAATGATGAGAAGGACAGATTTAAGACATACGTCTACTGGAGCCATCGGAGCTAATGCTGTGTTAAAACACTTACAGTAGACAGTAAGGGCTGTCGTTTTTGTTGAGCTGGTGTTGAGGTACGTGTTCTTGGCCACACAGGCATAGCTGCCCGTGTGCATTCTCAGGATCTTGATAATGGTCAACTGTGGTCCGCTGTAGACGTGGGAGTTGTTGTAGAACCAGACATACTGACTGGCAGGGTTAGAGGAGGCTTGACACACAAGGGAAACATTCCTTTTCTCCAAGACTGAGAAGCCACCCTCTGTTACTGAGGAGGATGTGACATCAACTTGAGGCACGTCTGGACCATCTGAACAAACCAGACCACTATCAACATGCATGCAATTATACTTATTATGTTTACTATTAAAGAGCACTTGACCACAAAAGAGCTCTGGCCATTTTTAAGAAGTATTTGAGAACCTCCTAAAGTACTCACATATGACATCTAACCAGATACGCTCACTGTACTGCTGGTTAACCTCGTTCCTGGCCAAACACCTGTACCAGCCTGTGTGGTTACGGTTGACGCAGGTTATGTTGATCAGACTGCTATTGACCCCAGCCAGCATGGTGACCAGCCCACTGCGGTTCTCCTGCTCCCATGCGTAATTGATAGGCTCCGTGCCATTCTCCAGACCACAGCGCATCCACACTGACGTGCCTTCCACAGGCAAGGGATCACTCAGCATGATGTAGGGTTTGGAGACTGACATTGACACTGTCACACGGTAAAGGACACTGATGTAGTAACTGATACTCAACAGATGACACTATTCTG
This sequence is a window from Salminus brasiliensis chromosome 18, fSalBra1.hap2, whole genome shotgun sequence. Protein-coding genes within it:
- the LOC140539752 gene encoding V-set and immunoglobulin domain-containing protein 10-like 2 — its product is MSVSKPYIMLSDPLPVEGTSVWMRCGLENGTEPINYAWEQENRSGLVTMLAGVNSSLINITCVNRNHTGWYRCLARNEVNQQYSERIWLDVIYGPDVPQVDVTSSSVTEGGFSVLEKRNVSLVCQASSNPASQYVWFYNNSHVYSGPQLTIIKILRMHTGSYACVAKNTYLNTSSTKTTALTVYYPPDGAPSCTLSPVNNYTDLALFCSWVGGFPPATVKWSPYLNGKNREGATNITQIQAGPDTANNSVFICHGSHVALNAPQSCSTRTWLPYGEPQCFANSSRDNEYLMMSCSWEGGFPLALLWWASSSGDMQGTPEKNSNTLILHPSSNYSGKAFVCHAKHPLAKESMQCVVRLEAPVLMTQRSVVSVFEGNDVQLTCILNQSYPAVTEITWRNNMQQKVEDKPSKYAVKQAAGWSNLTVRETDGMADSGHYWCSAANAVGKAEIPITLLVISEFITN